A region of the Thermus amyloliquefaciens genome:
AGGCGGGGAGGGGGAAGGTGTCCAAGGCGTAGGCCTGGGCCTGGTGGAGGTTTTTCCAGGCCTGGGCTAGGAGGTGGGTCAGCCCCGAAGGGGCTATCTTGCGAAGGGGGAGGAAGAAGGGGTATAGGGCGTGGAGTCTGCGGTTGAAGCGACTTGGGGAGGGGACGTAGGTAAAGAGGCGCAGGTCTTTGGCGAGGGCCAGGGCCTTGTTGTGCTTGCCGCCCAGTTCCATGGCGGCCAGGATGGCGAGGGTCAGGATGGCGGAGGCTGGGGTCTTGGCTTGGGGGTCGTCCTTGTAGCCCAGGGCCTGGAGGGCATCGTCTATAATGCAAAAGGCCGCTATGATGCGCGACAGCATAGCGGCCACTATTTTTTCAGGCCTCGGGATAGGTAGCAACTTGGGTTAACATAGCACGGCGGGCGCCCGCTGTCCAGCGATCCATCTGGCGGTCCTTCCCGGACGGCGGGCGGTGCACTATAGTTTGGCCAAAGCTCCGGCACCGGGGCCGGTGCCGCGCCGCGGGGGGATGGCCGATGACGGGTGCACACTGGGACGCCGTGTTCGACGAGGATTACCTGTACTTCTACGAGACCTTCTTGCACGACGAGCGCAACGAGAAGGAGGCCGAGCTCATCGCCCGGCTCCTCGACCTCGGTCCGGGGGCGGATGTGCTGGATGTGCCTTGCGGGCACGGCCGCATCGCCGTGCGCCTGGCGCGCCGAGGCTGCCGCGTGACCGGCCTCGACGCCAGCCCGCTGTTCCTGGAGCGGGCCCGCCAGGCCGCGGCGGCCGCGGGCGTCGGCGTCGAGTGGGTCCACGGCGACATGCGGGCCCTGCCGTTCGGGCGAGACTTCGACGCCGTGGTCAACTGGTTCACCTCCTTCGGCTACTTCGACGACGAGGAGAACCGCCGCGTGCTGGCGGAGTTCCGGCGCGTGCTGCGGCCCGGCGGCCGGCTGCTGATCGAGACGGTCCACCGCGACCGGATCCTGCGCAGCCTGCCGCCCGGCGAGCCGGTGCGCTTCGACGTGGTCCGCCGGGGCGACGACCTGATGATCGACCGCACCGGGTACGAACCGCTCACCGGGCGCGTGCAGACCGACCGCACCATCGTCCGGGACGGGCGTGTGCGCCGGTTCGCGTACGGGCTGCGGCTGTATACGCCGGTGGAGCTGCGGGACGAGCTGCTGCGGGCCGGGTTCGCCCGCGTCGAGCTGCTGGGCGACGAGGGCGGACCACTCACGCTCGACAGCCGGCGGCTGCTCGCCGTCGCGCAGGCGTGAGCGGGGCAACTACAACGTGCCCTAGCAGCGGGGCGGGGAGTAGGATCCCCCACCTCTTCCCGAAAGCCACCTTTCGCGCATGGAAAGGGGCCCCGCAGGGACAAACCCTGCGGGGTTTATGCGCTTTAGACGGGTAATGAGCGCATAAAGGCGGCAGAAGGAGGGGGCCACGAAGGCCCCTCTCGGGGGTGCATAAAGGCTAAACCCAAGCCTCACGGCACCGGGGGGTAGGGTAGAACCCATGAAGGGCTTCGACCGGGAGGAGTACCTGGAGGAGTACGGCCCCGTGCGCTTGCGCACCACCTTCTACCGCCGGGGAACTCGGATGGGGGACTGGGGGGTGCAGCTGGAGTGGGAGGACCCCGAGGAGGGCTGGGTCTGGGTGGCCCGGTACGACAGCGCAGGGGGAAAGCCCCATCGAGACCGGAACCGTATCGCCCAGCACGAGGCCCTGCCCTTGCCCCCAGATCCCGCCGAGGCCCTGAAAGCGGCCCAGGAGGACCTGCGGGCCCACCTGGAGGAGTACATTGAGGCGTATCGGGCCGCGAAGGCCCAGGGGAGGCAAGGATGGTGAGCTTACCGGAGGCCGCCAAGCGGGCCATGCAGGCGGGGGCAGAGGTGTCCCGCTTCCTCTACGCCCACCCTGAGATCACGGCCCGCTTGCCCCAAAGCTACCGCCTGGTGGTCCTTCTCCTGGACGATCCCGAGGCCCTGGGCTGGGCCTTGGGCCAAGGGAAGGCGGCGGAAGGACCTGTGATCTATGCCCTGGTCCGGGAGGGTCGGGTGGAAGGCCTCCTGACCCCAGAGGGACCGGTGGCCTTGGGGCGGGCGGCCTAGCCCCGCCCCGCAGGACCCAGGGGCACCACCAGGCGCAGCCAGCGCCGACCCCTTTCGTCCACCCCGGAGAGGAGGCGCAAGGGCCGGCCCGGGAGGTGCCGGGCCACCACCGCCTCCAGCTCCCGGGCCAGGGCCTCCCGCCTCTCCGGGGGCAGCTCGGGGGTCTCCAGGAGGAGCTCCACGGTGTCCCGCTCCAGGTTCCGGTCCACGGCTTCACCTCGGGAGGACATCCTACGCTTGCCCCTCGGGAAAGGGGTGTTTTCCGGGCTCTAAGGCCCCAAGAAGGCCCGGGGGGAAGGGGGGCAAGGGGAACCCCTAGGGAACCTGACCCCCGGCCTTCTAGGCCCCTTACAAGGGCGTTGAGGGCCCTTTAGGGAAGGTGTGCCCGGCCCCAAAGGGCTTTTGGCCCGGGCAAAGGGGGGTGAGCACCCCCCCGCTCAGCGCTCAGCGCCTTTCCCGAGCGGTGAGCGTTCAGGCAATCGAAGGGATGGCTGGGCGAGCGCTCACCCCGTCAGGCGGGGTATCCTGGCCCCGTGGACCCCACCCTTTACGCGCCCTGGCAGGCGGCCCGGATCCTGGGGGTCTCCCCCGCCACCCTGCGGCGCATGGCGGCCCTGGTGGAGGAGGTCCTGCACCCCCTTCCCAGGGATGCGGGCGGGGGGCGGCTTTGGCCCGAGGGGGTGCTGGGCCTCCTGGCGGAGGCCCGGGGGCGGGCCAAGGCGGAGGGCATCCCCCTGCGGGAAGCCCTCCTGCAGGTCAAGGAGGCGTCGGGGGCGGAAGGGGCCTTCCCCCCACCCCCGCCCCTCGCCACCCAAGCTTCTGGGGAGGAGGCCCTGGCCCTCCTCCGGGCCCTCCTGGAGCGCCTGGAGCGGGTGGAGGGGGAGCTTGCCGCCCTGAGGGCAGAGAACCAGGCCCTGCGGGAGAGCCTGAAGGCCCTGGAGGCCCCCAGGCCCCGGCGGCCCTGGTGGGCCTTCTGGCGGCGGTAGGGGCCTAGGATGGAAGGGATGGCGGAGCCCGTGGAGGCCCAGGAAGCCCTCCCCGCGGGGGAGGAAGGGACGAGGGAAGGCGTGGGGGAGGAGCGGCGGGAGAAGCGCCCCCCGCACCCGCCCCACCAGGCGGTCCTCTTCCTCCCCGGCGTCCTGAGGGAGGGCCTCTTCCACGCGGAGAGGCTCCCCCGGGGGGTGCCGGTGGCCCTGGGGGGCAAGGCCCTCAAGGACCCCCAGGGGGAGGCGGGGGAGGGCGTCTTCGCCCTCTGGCCCCGCACCGACGAGGGGGGAAGGATCCTCTCCCTCCAGGTGGCCAGCCGCCTAAGGGAGCCCTACGAGGGGCCCCAGGCCGTGGTCCAGGGGGTCCTCCTCTACGCCGACCGGGAAAGGCTGGTCCTCCTCATCCTCCCCAAGGGGGGCGAGGGCTTCAAAGTGGGCCTCAAGCGGGCCCGGGGCTTCGCCGCCCGCCTGGAGCCCAAGAAGGCCTACCGGGTGGAGGGGAGGCTGGGCGGCCCCTACCTCCTGGCGGAAAGGGCCTGGCCCTTGGGCAAGTACCTCCAGGCCAAGAAGGAGGGCCAGCCCCTCCCGCCCCCCATCCAGGGCCGGGAGAACCCCTACCTGGAGCCCGAGAAGGGAAGGGCCAAGCGGGAAGAGGGGGGAGAAGAGGCCCCTCCCGCCAAGGAGCCCCCCAGGCCCTCCCCGGCCCCCTCGGGGGGAAAGGCCATACCGGAGAAGGGGCGGGAGAAGCCGTCCCAGCCCCCCAAGGGGAGGAAGCCCCTCCCCCGCCGGGACCCGGTGCGGGTGTGGCGGGCCCCGGAGGAGCCCCCTGACCCCGCCCCCCCGGACCTGGGGAGGCCCCCGGCCCTGGGCAAGGGGCAGCTGATGGGGATCGCGGGGACGGGGCCTTACTACCTGGTCCTCCTGCCCCAGGCGGTGCCCGAGTGGTGGCCGAAGGTGGAAAGGCTCCTCCCCGAGTTCCCCCGGCGCTACGAGGTGCGCTTCTACCCCGACGGGAGCAGGGCGGTGGTCAGCGGGGACCTGGAGGCCCTGAAGGTGTGGTACAAGCGGGTGCTCAGGGGGTGAGGGGGAGGGTGTGGCCCGAAGTGGTGGAGGTCTGCCCCCTGGAGGGCCTCTCCCTCTGGCTCCGCTTCTCCGACGGGAGGGAAGGGGTGGTTGACCTGAGCGGCTTGCCCCTCCTCGGGATCCTGGAAAGGCTCAAGGACCCTGCCTTCTTCCACCAGGTGGGGGTCGACCCGGAGACGGGCACGGCGGCCTGGCCCGGGGGGATCGACCTGGACCCCCTGGTCCTCTTGGGGGCCCTTGGCCCCTAATGAACCGCTACAGCCTGGCCACGGGAGCCCCTCCTCCAGAAGTGGCGGAAGGCCCTGAGACCGCCTAGGCCACCCGCCACTGGGGAGCCTGGCGGAGGAGGGGGAGGAGGCCCTGCTGGTTGAGGAGGTGGGCCAGGAGGGCACCGGG
Encoded here:
- a CDS encoding DUF2442 domain-containing protein, whose translation is MWPEVVEVCPLEGLSLWLRFSDGREGVVDLSGLPLLGILERLKDPAFFHQVGVDPETGTAAWPGGIDLDPLVLLGALGP
- a CDS encoding DUF7718 family protein, translating into MKGFDREEYLEEYGPVRLRTTFYRRGTRMGDWGVQLEWEDPEEGWVWVARYDSAGGKPHRDRNRIAQHEALPLPPDPAEALKAAQEDLRAHLEEYIEAYRAAKAQGRQGW
- a CDS encoding DUF5647 family protein; translation: MVSLPEAAKRAMQAGAEVSRFLYAHPEITARLPQSYRLVVLLLDDPEALGWALGQGKAAEGPVIYALVREGRVEGLLTPEGPVALGRAA
- a CDS encoding class I SAM-dependent methyltransferase; the protein is MFDEDYLYFYETFLHDERNEKEAELIARLLDLGPGADVLDVPCGHGRIAVRLARRGCRVTGLDASPLFLERARQAAAAAGVGVEWVHGDMRALPFGRDFDAVVNWFTSFGYFDDEENRRVLAEFRRVLRPGGRLLIETVHRDRILRSLPPGEPVRFDVVRRGDDLMIDRTGYEPLTGRVQTDRTIVRDGRVRRFAYGLRLYTPVELRDELLRAGFARVELLGDEGGPLTLDSRRLLAVAQA